CTAGAAAAACATGACCGGAGAAGCTTCTCTTCTCTTTTCCGGTTTCATGTTTCCGGTTTCTAGTTTTCCCGCGCAGCGTTACAGCACCACCGGATGTTCGAGCTTGATCGTGGCGGTTTCGATCGCTTCTAGGCGTTCGCCGATCGCGTCGGCCCAGCGGCCGAGCGCCATCAACGGGAAGTAGATGCGATAGTAATGGTATTTCAAATAGAAGACGCGCGGGAAGCCGGTGCCGGTGAAGTCGGCCTCGTCCCAGGAGCCGTCGGTCTTTTGCGTGTCGACGAGGTAGCGGACCCCGCGGGCGACGGCTTCGTGTTCGTGCAGGCCGGCGGCCAAGAGCCCCATCACGGCCCAAGCGGTTTGCGATGGGGTCGCATTGCCGGAACCGCGGAGGCGCGGGTCGTCGTACGTGTCGCACGACTCGCCCCAAGCGCCGCTCGGTTGTTGGCAGCAGAGGAGCCAATTCGCCCCGGAGATCATCAGCGGATCTTCCGGTCCGACGCCGACGGCCTTCAAACCGGTGAGCACTTGCCAGGTGCCGTAGATATAGTTCACGCCCCACCGACCGAACCAGCTGCCGTCGGCTTCTTGCGTCTTGCGTAAGTAAGCGAGCGCGCGATCGACCGCCGGATCGCCGATGCGCCGGCCGAGCGTGCCGAGCGCTTCGAGCACACGGCCCGTCAGGTCGGGCGTGCTGGGGTCGATCATGGCGTTGTGGTCGGCGAACGGCACGTAGCAGAGGAGTTCGAGGTCGTTGTCGCGGTCGAACGCTCCCCAACCGCCGTCTTGGTTCTGCATCGAGAGCATCCAGCGCTCGGCTCGTTGCAAGGCGGAGGTGGTGCGACGCAAGCGCGAGGCTTCTTCATCGCGCTCGGCGGGTCGGCCTTCGCCGGCTTCGACGAGCACGCGGAGCTCCGGCGGCAGCAGGGCCGTCGAGGTCGGGGCATATTGCTCGGCGAGCGCCATGCATACCATCGCCGTGTCGTCGACGTCGGGATAGTAATCGTTTTCGTATTCGAAACACCAGCCGCCGGCCGGAGCGTCGACCGTTTCGCACCAATCGCCGCGGCGATCGATCTGGCGATCGAGCAGCCACTCGATGCCGTGTCGCACCGCACTGTGGTTGGTCGGTAGGCCGCCGTCGGCCAAGGCTCGCAACGTGATCGAGGTGTCCCACACCGGCGACTTGCAAGGCTGCAAGTGAGCCGTCTTTTTATCTTCGATCAACAGCGCGTCGAGCCGTTCGACGCAGTAGCGCATCTCGGGCGAGTCGTCGGCGTAGTCGAGGCACCGGAGCGCGATGATGCTCCAGACCATCGGCGGAAAGATTGCGCCGAGGCCGTCGCTGCCGGTAAAGCGATCGAGCATCCAGCGCCGGGCCTTCTGCAACGACTTCTTTCGGAGGGGCTTGATGTTCAAGCGCTCGAGCGTCTTGAGCCCGCCGTCGATGGTGCGGAAGAACCGATCCCAGCTAAAGATGCCGCTGCCCCCCTTGAGGCCTGGGCAGCGAAGCTCCGGCCAGTCGGCAGGGTGCTTGAGAAACAGTTCGCGAATGCCGAGCGCGGGGTCGAGTTCGGCGACCGGGCGATAGGCCCACATGATCGCCATCGGCACGACGATCGTGCGGCTCCAAGCGCTCATGGCGTAGATGTTGATCGGGAACCATTTCGGCAGCAGCATCATCTCCGGCGGCACGGCCGGGCATTGATCGTAGGAGATCTGCCCCAGCAGCGCGAGATAGAACCGCGTGAAGCTGTTCACGGCGTCGGCACCGCCGTGGAGCAAGATTCCCTTGCGGGCCTTTTGCATCTCGGCGCTCGACGGCTCGTGGCCGGTGAGCTTCAGCGCGAAGTAGGCTTTCACGCTGATACTGATATCGAACTTGCCGCCCGGATACTGCGACCAGCCGCCGTCGGCGTTTTGTTTTTCGAGGATGTAGCGAGCGCATTTCAGGGCGATCTCGCTGTCGTGCTTCCCGAGGAAGGCGAGGAGCAGGATGTACTCGCTCTCGAGGATCGTGTCGCCTTCGAGCTCGGCACACCAAGAGCCGTCGTCGGCTTGCTCACCGAGCAGCCATTGACGCGTGCGCGAGATCGCTCGTCGCAAGGGAGCGGCCAGCCGCTGATGTTCGGGCTCGGCCATGGTGAGGGTCGACGATGAGAAGTCCACTCGATGTCCATCCATGGACACGAGACGAATGCCGCGGCGAAGTTCCATGCCGGTTACCTTCGTTCGTAGTTGTCGGCGTTCATCCTTGATTCGCCGGCCCGACGAGCTCGGTCGTGGGCACCGATTAGCTTATGAAACCGTCCCCGGATCGACAAGGGGATTCAGCCCAACAAGGCGAGTGCCGGCACTCGCGCGCCGGTGCGCTCGAAGCGCCGCTTGCGATCGAGCTAGCTTCGCGCACCCGAAGCGTCGACCCGGCTTGCCTAGAGAGATGCTTGCCAAGGATATGCCTGCTCCAAGAACATGGCCGGCCCAGCGTCGGCTTAGGGGGCGTCTTTCGCGAAGGTGGCGCTGCGCGCGGCGACCAAGTGGTTGATCGCTTCATTGGCAGGCCGGATCTCGAAGGGGCCCATCTTCACGCCCGGATGTTTCGACATCAGCGCGATGGCGTGGTGCATGTCGCGGGCTTCCAGCAGCAGGATGCCGCCGAGTGTTTCCTTGGTCTCGGTAAACGGACCATCCGTGGCTTGAACGTTCCCGGCCTGCATGCTTAGCGTCACCGCTTTCGTCGCGGAGTCGAGCGCTTCGCCTCCAAGGAAATGCCCGCCTCGCCGCAGCTCATCGTCGTAGGCAAAGCACTCTTCCATCATGCGCAGCCCTTCTGCCGGCGGAAGCTCGGCAAACTTCGCCTGATCGATGAACCCTAGACAGACGAATTTCATACGACTCCTCCTGCGATGCCGCTTGGCCGGTGACTCTGTGTTGCCAGTGACGCTGCGTTGCCGCGCTCGCTCGGTACGACTCTTGCCAAGCGCTCGCACGATAATGGAATGTAGTCGAACGAGCCGGGCCGAGATCGACACCAATCGACAACGCGGCCGAAGTTTTTTCCAGAAACCGGAGCGGCCTTCGCCCCTAAGGCGACGTCGGCAGAATGACGACCCCCAGCGAGTACACGTTGCCGCTCCGCCGGCCGATGCCGTGAATGCCGACGATCAGCGAGCCGTCGCCGACCGGCGGCAGGAGGTCGTCGCTCGCCGAGCCGTAGACGGGGCTCTCGTAGGCGTCGCTCGGGTCTAAGCCCTGCGTCGTCAATCGCATGTAAGTCAGCTTGAGCGCTTGGATCCGCAAGCCGCCGCACATTTGAATCCGCCCGACGGCGTAGCCCGGCTTCGCTTCGAGATGCAGCTTCTTCTCGCCGGCGTACCCTTGCCGCTCCCCGATCACTTTCCCTTTCGACGTCAGAAAGATCGGAAACAAGCCGCGAACGACCGGGCTCACGTCGTTCGCCATCGGCGGAGGAGCGACCGTGATGTCGAAGCCGATCAGCACGCCGCCGTCGGCGGGAAGGTCGCGATAGAAGTCGAACTGCGTCTTCGCTTTTTCCGAGCGGACGTCGATCGTCTGACCGCCGGCTTCCGCGGCGCGGATCGCTGCCGAAGCTTTCGCCGGCAGCGGCGTGTGGTTCCGCTCCGGGTCGCTCGTCATTTGCTCCAGCGGAACCGCGGCGGCCGAGAAGTTCGCCGCCGGCGGCGCCGACGTTTGCGGCTGCGGGAGCTGCCCCGCCGTGACGCGTCGCAGGTAGACCTGATCGGCGGGACTGAATTGCCCCAGCGGCACGTCTTGGTCCATGCCCGTCTTCAACTTCAAGGTCACCACGCCGCGGGAACTGATCCTGACGAACTCGGCCTCGATCGTCGTGCCGTTGACGGACGTCCAGGTGCGCGGCGCGGCTTCGGCGGAAGACAGGTTCGCCGACGCCAGAACGAGCACTAATCCGCAAACCACGCTTCGCTGCCACGACTTCATCGGGAGTTCCCTTCGTTTCCAGCCTGAACAAGAAATAGCGAGCAAGAGTGTACCGCACGCCTTTGCGAACGGCTACGGAAATCGACGGGCCCGGCACCCTGGAAGCGGGAGTCGGTATCGTTCGAGCGCTCGGCTAGGCTACGTCGGAAGTTTCCGCCGACGCTCGCGCCACGATCTCCTCCACAAGCTCGCTCTTGGCGCGCGCATAGGCGTTCATGTCGGGCCAGTCTTCCTTCGCAAGCTTCCGCTTGAGCGCCTCATAACGGAGCCGATCTTCGGCGTGGGTCCGGAGACGGTTCCGGAACGCGAGGTGCCGAGCCACCTCGACACAGCCGGCGGAGAAGACGTGGATGTGAACGTCGAGCTCCGGGGTCCGAAACATCCGGTGTTCGTGCCACTGAGGTTCGCGAACTCGCAGCAGATACCCGACGGCCAGCAACGCCGGGAAGTAAGCCGCCTCGTTCGCGGAATCCTCGACGACGACATCGATATCGATGATCGGCTTGGCGGCCAGCTCGGGCACGGCGGTGGAACCGACATGCTCGACGACCAGCGCCTGCCGCCCCAAGGCCTGCGCGAGAATCGCGGCGTGCCACCGAAACTTCTCCGGCCACCGCGGATCGTAATCGACGACGACGATCTCGCGCTTTTCGATCCCGCCGATCAAGACTTCGCTCTTGGCTTATGGGCTAATGCTAGGGATAACTGTGTTCTAGTCTTCGGCGAGTGGACGCAAAAAGAGACGCTGACGCGCGACGTCGATCAATGCGCCATGTGCGACGAGTAAGTCGTTCCCCAGCATGCCATCGAAGGATGCCTGGCCGGGTTTTTTAGCGGAGGTGGTGTCGCCGGACCAATAGTAGGGCCACGCGTGAATCGAGCTCGTCGCGAACGAGTTGATCTTCAACGACTCGATTCGACAAGAATCGTATTCCTCACCTCGCTGCACGGCCGGGTCGACGTCGGATTTCCAACGTATTCCTTTGGCCTTGGTGCCGATGACGTCGAGCCAAGTCGAAGGGGAACCGGTGTAAAGACGCAAAGTCAAATCGATCGAGTCGACCTTCACGGCTCGCGTCAAAAAACCCTGGTGATCTCGCGCAAGGTCAATGCAATCGTAGCCTTTCAAAGCCAATCGGTTGCGCACTACATCTCCTTTCGCAAGCGACGGCACCGCGCCGGTCGGCTGGATATACAGGCGTAAACGGGAGAAATCGATGATCGCGGCGCGCGAGCGAAGCAGGTCCCCTCCGATCACACCATCGAGATGGGGATCGCCGAATTCTCCTAAGTGCTTGTTGATGTCGGACAGGTCTTCAGGGCATGCGCGCACCCGTATCGAGGTGCTCGGAGTAAGCCGCATCGAGGCAATGAGACAAGAGTCTGCCGCTCTAACGGCGGCGCGCGCGGGATCGCCGTCGGCTTCCCATAAAAGTCCGATACCTTGCGTTCGGATGCGATCAAGAGACGTCGCCGCTTGGCTGGCTTCGATCATCATGTGCAGTTGATATTCGCCGATCCCGACGGTCGTGCTGAGATAGCCGGACTTCAACCGCTGGAGCTCAAGGCCGACATAGCCTTGCGACTCGAAGGCCTTAAGGAGCATGTCGCCGGCGACTGTCTGCGGATCGCTTCCCCGCGCCGAAGTAAAAGAGATTGCGACGAACAACGCTAG
The sequence above is drawn from the Planctomycetia bacterium genome and encodes:
- a CDS encoding YciI family protein, producing MKFVCLGFIDQAKFAELPPAEGLRMMEECFAYDDELRRGGHFLGGEALDSATKAVTLSMQAGNVQATDGPFTETKETLGGILLLEARDMHHAIALMSKHPGVKMGPFEIRPANEAINHLVAARSATFAKDAP
- a CDS encoding terpene cyclase/mutase family protein, whose translation is MELRRGIRLVSMDGHRVDFSSSTLTMAEPEHQRLAAPLRRAISRTRQWLLGEQADDGSWCAELEGDTILESEYILLLAFLGKHDSEIALKCARYILEKQNADGGWSQYPGGKFDISISVKAYFALKLTGHEPSSAEMQKARKGILLHGGADAVNSFTRFYLALLGQISYDQCPAVPPEMMLLPKWFPINIYAMSAWSRTIVVPMAIMWAYRPVAELDPALGIRELFLKHPADWPELRCPGLKGGSGIFSWDRFFRTIDGGLKTLERLNIKPLRKKSLQKARRWMLDRFTGSDGLGAIFPPMVWSIIALRCLDYADDSPEMRYCVERLDALLIEDKKTAHLQPCKSPVWDTSITLRALADGGLPTNHSAVRHGIEWLLDRQIDRRGDWCETVDAPAGGWCFEYENDYYPDVDDTAMVCMALAEQYAPTSTALLPPELRVLVEAGEGRPAERDEEASRLRRTTSALQRAERWMLSMQNQDGGWGAFDRDNDLELLCYVPFADHNAMIDPSTPDLTGRVLEALGTLGRRIGDPAVDRALAYLRKTQEADGSWFGRWGVNYIYGTWQVLTGLKAVGVGPEDPLMISGANWLLCCQQPSGAWGESCDTYDDPRLRGSGNATPSQTAWAVMGLLAAGLHEHEAVARGVRYLVDTQKTDGSWDEADFTGTGFPRVFYLKYHYYRIYFPLMALGRWADAIGERLEAIETATIKLEHPVVL
- a CDS encoding GrpB family protein, producing MIGGIEKREIVVVDYDPRWPEKFRWHAAILAQALGRQALVVEHVGSTAVPELAAKPIIDIDVVVEDSANEAAYFPALLAVGYLLRVREPQWHEHRMFRTPELDVHIHVFSAGCVEVARHLAFRNRLRTHAEDRLRYEALKRKLAKEDWPDMNAYARAKSELVEEIVARASAETSDVA